The Nicotiana tabacum cultivar K326 chromosome 14, ASM71507v2, whole genome shotgun sequence genome contains a region encoding:
- the LOC142169023 gene encoding uncharacterized protein LOC142169023 produces the protein MQLYLNVPIKTPPQQLHDLVTHNVTPIDKDVLRQNTMEDEGEDESTVENFKQVSREGDLSPTTSAKGVALVEPFQKKGLIDRYKRRLNMETAYANINGQIWLFFNAVVEWELVEDTEQQVTVRVLHHDLRQHMMMTFVYAKCSAIERLDLWDHLYYLASDMELPWLVVGNFNVLLHEDEKIGGLPVHPPEYEDFAFCVNSCGLFEQGYKGSPFTWWNGRSNDECIFKRLDRIFVNLPFQNMLPTIDVEHLIKTGSDHAQLLMTCGVQTTNFVKPFRFLNFWTKHATFMDVVRQNWEADFLGDPFLMFKQNIKRVKATLSKWSRETFGDIFKQLAILEDIVRVKEMLFEEEPTTKNRIVLQKAQSELKKYLSIEEQYWKQKAGMNWFAEGDRNTSFFQNHVNGKRKKLQLKRIKSGSGFTNESDASEFSLLNNVPSMVTMDQNLEFSRLPTIEEVRASVFELSGESASGPDGFTGLFYQTCWMLLVLIYTTWCYTSMEELHWLNPSLTPI, from the exons ATGCAACTATATCTTAATGTTCCAATTAAGACTCCTCCACAACAGTTACATGATTTAGTTACACACAATGTGACACCAATTGATAAAGACGTATTGAGACAAAATACAATGGAGGATGAAGGAGAAGATGAATCAACTGTAGAAAACTTCAAACAAGTGTCTAGGGAAGGGGACTTATCACCCACAACTAGTGCTAAAGGAG TTGCATTGGTGGAGCCTTTTCAAAAGAAGGGACTCATTGATAGATATAAAAGGAGGTTGAATATGGAGACTGCTTATGCAAATATTAATGGGCAAATATGGTTGTTCTTCAATGCAGTGGTGGAATGGGAATTAGTGGAGGATACTGAGCAACAGGTGACTGTGAGAGTGCTTCACCATGACCTGAGGCAGCACATGATGATgacatttgtttatgcaaaatgttcaGCAATTGAGAGGTTAGATTTGTGGGATCACTTGTATTACTTAGCAAGTGATATGGAATTACCATGGTTGGTAGTAGGGAATTTCAATGTGTTATTGCATGAAGATGAGAAAATAGGGGGACTTCCAGTACACCCTCCTGAATATGAGGATTTTGCATTTTGTGTAAACTCTTGTGGTTTGTTTGAGCAAGGGTACAAAGGAAGTCCAttcacatggtggaatgggagatcCAATGATGAGTGTATATTCAAGAGATTGGAtaggatttttgtgaatttgccaTTTCAAAACATGTTGCCAACTATTGACGTTGAGCATCTAATCAAAACTGGATCAGATCATGCACAATTGCTAATGACATGTGGGGTGCAGACAACCAATTTTGTCAAGCCTTTCAGATTCTTGAACTTTTGGACAAAGCATGCTACATTTATGGATGTGGTGAGGCAGAATTGGGAAGCTGATTTCTTAGGGGATCCGTTTTTGATGTTCAAGCAGAATATCAAGAGGGTGAAGGCAACACTCTCAAAATGGAGTAGGGAAACATTTGGTGATATCTTCAAGCAATTGGCTATTTTGGAGGACATTGTTAGGGTGAAGGAGATGTTGTTTGAAGAAGAGCCTACAACTAAGAATAGGATTGTGCTTCAAAAGGCTCAATCTGAATTGAAGAAATACTTGAGTATTGAGGAGCAGTATTGGAAGCAAAAAGCTGGGATGAATTGGTTTGCTGAAGGAGATAGGAATACaagtttctttcaaaatcatGTCAATGGCAAAAGAAAGAAATTGCAACTGAAGAGGATTAAAAGTGGCAGTGGG TTCACAAATGAAAGTGATGCTTCTGAATTTTCCTTGCTCAATAATGTACCTTCAATGGTCACTATGGATCAGAATTTGGAATTTAGTAGATTGCCAACAATAGAAGAAGTAAGGGCATCAGTTTTTGAGCTTAGTGGGGAGAGTGCTAGTGGTCCTGATGGATTCACTGGCTTGTTTTATCAAACATGCTGGATGTTATTGGTGCTGATATACACAACATGGTGCTACACTTCTATGGAGGAGCTGCATTGGCTAAATCCATCACTCACACCAATCTAG
- the LOC142169022 gene encoding secreted RxLR effector protein 78-like: protein MVIKLDMDKAYDRVSWKYLLHLLRKMGFSEHFINMVWNLMSNNWYSVLVNGQSSRFFKSTRGVKQGDPLSPTLFILSAEVLFRSLNKLFEDKSFVGFGMPKWSDPLNHLTYADDTIIFASAHPPSLRKIMAVLGNYEKISDQMINKDKSSYYMHSKVANGLFQAVGDIT, encoded by the coding sequence ATGGTGATCAAGCTTGATATGGATAAGGCCTATGATAGGGTTTCATGGAAGTACTTATTGCATTTGCTAAGGAAGATGGGATTTTCTGAACACTTCATCAACATGGTGTGGAACTTGATGTCAAATAATTGGTATTCAGTATTGGTAAACGGGCAGTCCTCACGGTTCTTTAAATCGACAAGGGGTGTGAAACAAGGGGATCCCCTATCTCCAACATTGTTCATTTTGTCAGCTGAGGTACTTTTCAGGTCTTTGAATAAGCTCTTTGAAGACAAGTCATTTGTGGGATTTGGAATGCCTAAGTGGTCTGATCCTTTAAACCACTTGACATATGCTGATGATACGATAATCTTTGCATCTGCTCATCCTCCCTCTTTGAGAAAGATTATGGCAGTGTTGGGGAACTATGAGAAGATATCAGATCAGATGATCaacaaagataagagttcatactaCATGCATTCAAAGGTTGCTAATGGATTGTTTCAGGCAGTTGGAGATATTACATGA